A stretch of the Deltaproteobacteria bacterium genome encodes the following:
- a CDS encoding twin-arginine translocase TatA/TatE family subunit: MGRFNWTEILLLLAVALLLFGAKRLPEIAKSFGRSIQEFKKGFSAAPDEKDDKKPDAPNGKHPDPH, encoded by the coding sequence ATGGGACGGTTTAATTGGACGGAGATCTTGCTGTTGTTGGCCGTGGCGTTGCTGCTCTTTGGGGCGAAACGGCTCCCGGAGATCGCAAAGTCGTTCGGCAGGAGCATTCAGGAATTCAAGAAGGGCTTCAGCGCCGCGCCGGACGAGAAAGACGACAAGAAACCGGATGCCCCGAATGGCAAACATCCCGACCCCCACTGA